A genomic window from Actinomycetaceae bacterium MB13-C1-2 includes:
- a CDS encoding helix-turn-helix transcriptional regulator → MNSNATEGAGHPSTEPVDQIYTVSVAAELAGMHAQTLRQYDRLGLVSPERAKGRGRRYSGADVRKLVEIQSLTQDQGVNLAGVALILELRDHIEGLHTEIEQLRQAIASTSVPPSRVFTADAAGDVRLRPPKSPTEADSELANRPEPDREVITAAKPISGKSVVPAATAFGWQRLALLQLSRIMQGRGQ, encoded by the coding sequence GTGAACTCGAACGCAACTGAGGGTGCTGGGCACCCATCGACCGAGCCGGTGGACCAGATCTACACGGTTTCGGTAGCAGCCGAGTTGGCTGGCATGCACGCCCAAACGCTTCGACAGTATGACCGGTTGGGACTGGTGAGTCCCGAACGGGCCAAGGGGCGTGGCAGACGGTACTCCGGTGCCGATGTCCGAAAACTTGTGGAGATTCAAAGCCTTACCCAGGACCAGGGAGTGAACCTGGCCGGAGTGGCCTTGATTCTCGAACTCCGAGATCACATCGAAGGACTCCATACGGAGATAGAGCAGTTGCGGCAAGCTATCGCTTCAACCTCTGTCCCGCCAAGCAGAGTCTTTACGGCCGACGCCGCGGGCGACGTACGACTTCGCCCGCCGAAGTCTCCGACAGAAGCGGACTCTGAGCTAGCCAACCGACCTGAGCCAGACAGAGAAGTTATCACCGCAGCGAAACCTATTTCGGGCAAGAGCGTGGTGCCAGCCGCGACAGCGTTCGGTTGGCAGAGACTGGCTCTGTTACAGCTCTCACGCATTATGCAGGGACGAGGGCAATAG
- a CDS encoding DnaJ C-terminal domain-containing protein, translating into MGEQDWFDRDYYAVLGVPKDADEKEIRKAYRKLARKWHPDQNPGDDKAEAKFKEIGEAFAVLNDKEQRERYDAIRQMASGGARFQAPGRGGAGGFEDMFGGMYGGAQGGPHVQFSSGGGGAGFEDILSSIFGGGGGVSSSFGGGFPGGFGGQYQPEPQKGGDLSTSTKITFKQAFEGETLTFNLDGRPMKVRIPAGVRDGQKIKLAGKGQPGANGGPAGDLVVQVSVESDPMFSMDKDRLRVKLPISYPEAALGAKVDVPLPDGSKVSMKVPAGTSSGAVLRLKGKGVKKGSKRGDVMVDLVIVTPRKMSDEQEEAVEELKKAMGDWNPRKN; encoded by the coding sequence ATGGGAGAGCAAGACTGGTTCGACCGTGACTACTACGCTGTCCTGGGGGTTCCGAAGGACGCGGACGAGAAAGAGATCCGCAAGGCCTACCGCAAGCTAGCTCGTAAGTGGCACCCGGATCAGAACCCGGGTGACGATAAGGCCGAGGCGAAGTTCAAGGAGATCGGCGAAGCCTTCGCCGTGCTAAATGACAAGGAACAGCGCGAACGCTACGACGCCATCCGCCAGATGGCATCGGGTGGTGCGCGGTTCCAGGCTCCCGGTCGTGGCGGCGCGGGCGGCTTCGAGGACATGTTTGGCGGGATGTATGGCGGAGCCCAGGGCGGGCCGCACGTGCAGTTCAGCTCCGGTGGTGGAGGAGCGGGATTCGAAGACATCCTTTCATCCATCTTCGGTGGAGGAGGCGGAGTATCGTCCTCATTCGGTGGCGGATTCCCGGGCGGTTTCGGCGGCCAGTATCAGCCGGAACCACAAAAGGGCGGTGATCTTTCGACATCGACCAAGATCACTTTCAAGCAGGCATTCGAGGGCGAGACTCTAACGTTCAACCTTGACGGTCGACCCATGAAAGTTCGCATTCCTGCCGGGGTGCGCGACGGTCAGAAGATCAAACTGGCCGGAAAGGGTCAACCCGGTGCAAACGGCGGTCCTGCCGGGGACCTGGTGGTCCAGGTTTCGGTCGAGTCCGATCCGATGTTCTCGATGGATAAAGATCGTCTGCGTGTCAAGCTGCCAATCAGCTATCCCGAGGCGGCACTTGGAGCCAAGGTTGACGTTCCTCTTCCCGATGGGTCGAAGGTATCGATGAAAGTTCCTGCTGGAACTTCAAGCGGGGCTGTTCTCAGACTCAAAGGTAAGGGAGTGAAAAAGGGCAGCAAGCGCGGCGACGTAATGGTTGATCTGGTCATCGTGACACCCAGGAAGATGTCTGATGAGCAGGAAGAAGCCGTCGAAGAGTTGAAGAAAGCAATGGGCGATTGGAACCCTCGTAAAAATTAG
- the grpE gene encoding nucleotide exchange factor GrpE → MTNAGDDFLPVDPQSEGAEQEEPSHGETRNEGAENISAPSGSSGEGKNGKTDDFAQFEQDLGEDSLLAKVQGELEQTKDELARSRAETYNVRQDYGNYVRRSKEEAGKRRTEGQHDVVEALMPVLDDISAARVAGELTDGPFASIAEKLEGTLANSFDYEQYGAEGDHFDPEFYDALMMQPNPDPSVKEQVVGKVLQPGYRAGERVLRPAKVLVFDPQ, encoded by the coding sequence GTGACGAATGCTGGAGACGACTTCCTGCCCGTAGATCCCCAGTCTGAGGGTGCTGAGCAGGAAGAACCCTCCCACGGTGAGACCAGGAACGAGGGGGCCGAGAATATTTCGGCCCCCTCGGGCTCATCCGGGGAGGGCAAGAATGGAAAGACTGACGATTTTGCGCAGTTCGAGCAGGACTTAGGGGAGGATTCCTTGCTTGCTAAGGTTCAGGGCGAACTGGAACAGACAAAGGACGAACTAGCTCGAAGCAGGGCAGAGACATACAACGTACGTCAGGACTATGGGAACTATGTTCGAAGGTCGAAAGAAGAGGCCGGAAAACGTCGAACTGAGGGTCAGCACGATGTCGTCGAGGCTCTGATGCCGGTACTAGACGACATTAGTGCAGCCCGCGTTGCCGGTGAACTCACAGACGGCCCGTTTGCCTCTATTGCCGAGAAGCTCGAGGGCACCCTGGCGAATAGTTTCGACTACGAGCAGTACGGAGCAGAAGGCGATCATTTCGATCCCGAGTTCTACGACGCTCTGATGATGCAGCCGAACCCCGACCCTTCAGTAAAAGAACAGGTCGTAGGTAAGGTTCTTCAGCCCGGTTACCGGGCGGGAGAGCGAGTCCTTCGTCCCGCCAAAGTTTTAGTATTTGATCCCCAATAG